The Streptomyces sp. BA2 genome includes the window CGAGCCGCCATCAGCGGTCGGCTGGGCAACCGTGTCGACGGCGCCGGTGGAGATGTAGACGACGTTGCCGCCGACCTGGGTGCCCTTCGTGCTGTCCTGGGGGACAGACAGTTTGTTAGGCATCTGCCCATTCTTGATGGCGATGCCGTTGTTCTTGCCGTCCCAGGGGATGGAGACAGTGTTCTCCTCGGTCGGCGCGATGGCGGCGTACGTGGAGTCCGAGGAGGTGGCGGCGGTGACGTCCGCGGCGTCGGAGTACAGGTTCGCCAGGCCCAGCGCGTTCTCGGCAGCTGTGGGCTTCCACGAGGTGTCCACCGTGAACCGGACCGGGTCGGACCAGCCATTGGCGTAGTGCGTGCCGTCATAGGTGGTGGTGCGGAAGCTGTAGGTCTTGCCTGAGACGAGTTTCCCGGCCGGCACCATGACTTGGGATGTCGAGTTGGCCGGCACCGCGGCTGCGTTGATCGTGGCGACAACCTTGTTGGTAGAGGTGTCGGTGATCTCGTAGGTGTCTACGATCTGGTCCTCACCATTGGCGTCCACTGTGGAGGACCGCAGCGTCGGGGTGGTCGAGTTCACCTTGAAGATGCCACCCTGGGACAGGAAAGGTGTACCGGCCTGAAGGTTAGTGCCTTTGTAGGGCCGGTAGTTGTACGTCACCTCGAGGGTGGGGATCTGGTCCTGGTTAGCGGCTTCGGAGGAGTAGAACCGCTTCCAGGCGTACGTGTCGGACTCGCTCGCCGCCTTGAGCGCGATGGAACCGGTCTCGGCCTTTGCGGACGACCAGGTCTGCGCGAGCTTGGTGATGTCCGCGTTCACCCAGCCGGCTTTCGAGCAGGTGGCGGACTTCGTCTCGCTGGATGTCGCGATCTTTTCCTTCATGGCCGGCTGCTTGGTCCAGCGCGTGCTCTTGTCGGCCGGGTCCGCGGCCCAGACCTCCCAGTCGCGCTTCTCGCAGGACCAGGAGTGGTAGTTCCACATCTTCAACGTCGCCTTGGAGACCAGCGAGTCGGCGAAGTCCGAGGTACGGAAGGTCAGGAACGAGCGGGCGATCCGCTTGACGGAACCCGAGGAATCACCGGGCCAGCCGAGTTTGAGATCGGTGTTCGCCGACTGGTCCGTCGCATCACCGCCCTGCACAAAGGTGTCGAACAGAACATCCAAGGCCTCTGCGGCCGGGTCGATCGTCACCGGATACTGGGTCTTGGGATCGGCCAGCCTCGCGGCGTCCGGGGTAAGGGTCAATTCCACCGTGTTGCCGCGCTGCGTGACCTTCATCGCGACGGGCTTTCTGTTGGTGTGCTCCAGGGACTTTTCATCCACTGCCGCGTCCCACATCACTGGCGCGGGCCTGAGCATCTGCTGCTCGCCCTCGGCATCGGAGAAGGTCACTGATCCGTCGGCGTTCTGCTTTGCCGTCACCCCACCCGGCACCGTCATCGGGAGGACAATCGGCGCCCCGTCCTTGGGTGCCTCGCTCAGGCGCAGGAACTGCTCGAACCCCGTCCGGGTAGCCTCGACGATCAGATCACCGCCGGGGACAGCGTTCTTGTAGGTGGCGACGTTGCCCTTCAAACTCGGCGTCGGCAAAGCCGCCTTCCACTGCACCGCCAACTGATCCTCACCCGTGCCGATGGTGATGAGGTCCCGCGCTTTCGACGACGGGGCCGGGCCGCGCCCTCGATCGACTTCGGCAACGTGCCGCCCCTACCCGCCAGTCTCAGTTGCTTGGGGTGCGCCTCGGTCGTGACCGTTCCGTCCTTGCCAGTCTTGAAGTCGACGTTGACGTCGACCCACTTGCCGTCCCGCACCATCCGGACCGGACCGGATGCCAACTCCCGGGTCAGGGTGCCGTCAGGATTGGCGTACACGGTGTCGGTCTCGGTACGCATCTGCAGCACCTCAACCTTGCGGTCCTGTGCGGCTGCCGCGGCCTGAGCGGCTTCAACGCTCTCGGCCTCCTTGATCGGACTGCCCTTGTACTCCAACTCTCGCGCAAGGTCATCCAATATCTGCTCGAACTCGGCCTCGTCCTTCTTGTCTGGGGCCGCGGGGTTTGCAATGACGCTAGAGGTCGAGATGAGGACTGCCCCCGCGGTCATCATGGCTATGGCCGTCGTCCGGGCACGCCAACTGCGATTCACGTAGTAACTCCAGGTACAAGGCATAACAGTTCAGCTGCCTCCGAGGTCCCGGGAGGCAGCCGCGCATCACCGTGATCAACTTACGCGCCCTATACAAACTGATGTACGACATTCGAAATAGGGACTTTGGTCACCACCTGACCACTAGACGACCCGCAACGGGCATAGCGCCACGCAACATATTGGATCTCCTCAATCCGGTCTCAGCGCACCGAAGTTCCGCGATGAGCGGTTGCGCGGTGCTGAGCCATGGCAGCCCTCGCCACACCTGCAGCTGAGGCGCCGGTCTGCTCGGCGAGGGGCACCGACGTGCAATTGACGCGCCATCAGCACACCGCAAAGGTAAGTACGTTGGGGGAAATGATCCGTGGCCGAGCGCCTCACTTTCACCCGTACCTGACGCGACGAGCTGTCGCGGGTCCTGAACGGCACCGCCGATAGCGCGGATCACCTGCCGCTCAGACTCTCCGGCCTCACCGCGGACGCCGACCGAAACCTCCAGTTGCGGAGGTCGTCCCAAGACAGGCGCCACCATCGGGGCGTGAACAGGACCGCGATCCAGGCGCGAGCCCGGGGAACGAGCGAGTCGGGAAGGCTCTGCCCGGTGAGGGCGCGGCGGTCCGTGCTCGGGCTCATTGCCGGTACTCACGCATCAGGCGCTCCACGTCCTTGGCGAAGAGCTGGCCGTAGCGGTCGGCTGACATCGTGTGGATGCGGACGGTCAGGATCTCGGCGTCCTGCTCGTCGAGGGCCAGGACGCCGAGCGGGGTGCCGTCCGGGCGGGCGCTGGACGCGTTCCGAAGGCGGGCCCCCGGTCTCCCGCGATGCGGGTACGGGGCACAACACCCCCCATCTGGCAGCCCGTTGGGGGACTATGGTTCTGGGTCGCTTCAGTCGCTGTCCAGGCCGGACTGAGATCCGCTCAAGAAGCGGTGGAGACGAAAGCGACTGAGAGACAGCGACTGGAGCTGCTTCATTACCTGCGCGCAGCTCGAAAGAACCGCAGTTCAGAGGGTATTTGCTCGGAGAACAGCGACTGAAGCGACTCAACTTCTGGGTATGACAAGGCATTTGTGCGTGCCGGCGCGTGCGCGTACTCGTCAGTGATGCGGCACAAGCTTTGGCCTTAGGCGCCCCCCGGCGGCCAGGACTTCGCTAATCTATGTCGGTCGTTGAGTCGCTTCGGTCGCTGATGGGGGGCTAGGTGTGTGCTGATCTGCGGTTTCCGTGCAGCGACTCACAGCAGAGCCCCGGGGGCCGCTGATGACGCCGAGGCCGGACCGGAGCAACGTACTGGTCGACTTCGACGCGGATGTGGCCACGGCGTTACCGGAAAGCGTCGCCACGCCTGACGGACTGCTCCCGGACAGCCTCACCGATCGTGGCAACGCCAAGCTCTTCGTGAAGCTCTACGCCGCCGACTACCGGCATGTGCCCGGCCTTGGCTGGTACCGCTGGGACAGCACGCGCTGGCAGATCGACGAGGACGACACCGTGATCTGGGCGGCAGGCGACCTCGCCGAGGCCATCGCCGTGAACGACCCGCGCGGCACGCACACCACCACGGCGCTGCAGCAGCACCGCAGGCGGGCGCTGAGCACCTCCGGCATGAACGCGATGCTCAGCCAGGCCAAGTCCGCGCCGGGCATGGTGCTCAACGCGGCACTCCTGGACGCCGACCCCTACGTCCTGTGCACCCCCACGGGCATCGTGGATCTGCGCACCGGGCTCGCGCGCACCCCGGACTCCAACAAGGACTTCCACTCGCGCTCGACCGCGGTCGGCCCCCGCCCGATGCCGACCCCGCGCTGGAACCGGTTCCTCGCCGACACCTTCGGGGACGACGACGAGGGCACCGAGATGATCGGCTTCCTGCAGCTGCTGCTCGGCTATTCGGTCACCGGTGATGTCGGTGGCCAGGTCATGCCGTTCTTGTTCGGCGTCGGCAAGAACGGCAAGTCCGTCCTCCTGGACGTCCTGATGAAGCTGCTGGGTGATTACGCGGATGCCGCTCCGCCCGGTTTCCTGATGGCCCGTCCCTTCGAGGGGCACCCCACCGATCTGGCCGAGCTGCACGGCCGCCGGGTCATCGTGTGCTCCGAGGTCAAGCCGGGGGACAAGTTCGACGAGGCGCGGGTGAAGCTTCTCACCGGCGGCGACCGGATCAAGGCCCGCCGGATGCGGCAGGACTTCTTCAGCTTCGCCCCGACCCACAAGCTGTGGCTGCTCGGAAATCACCGGCCCGAAGTGGGCACCGGGGGCTTCGCGTTCTGGCGCCGCATGCGGCTCATCCCGTTCGAGCGGACAGTCTCCGACGACCGGAAGATCGACAATCTCGCCGACATCCTCGTCACCGAGGAAGGCCCCGGCATCCTCAACTGGCTGATCGAAGGCGCACGCCGCTACCTCGCCGGCGACAAGGACCTCACCGGGCCCGAGCGCGTGCGCATCGCCACCAGTGCGTACGCGGAGACCGAGGACCACATCGGCCGTTTCCTCGGCGAGAGCTGTGTGCTTCACCCGGATCAACGGGCAGAACAGGCACAGCTGTACGCGGCGTACAAGGCGTGGTGCCACCACGAGGGCGTGCCGGCGATGACGTCCCGCTCCTTCGCGGCTCGTGTGCGCGAGACGGTCGGGCTCGCGTCGCCCAAGCAGATGATCCTGTCGAACCAGCGCAAGCACTACCCGGGCATCGGACTGCTTGCCGAGGAGGAGGATGCCTGATGACGGTATCGAGCCAGGACAGCCGGCCGCCCGTGGCACCGATTGCCATACTTTTGCATCCTGATGGGTATCCGGCCCATGAACTCCACCAGGCGGCGTCGGACAGGGCACGAGAAGGTAGGACAGAATGAGCGCGCTCATCGACCAGGATGAGATCCGTGAGGAGACGGATATCGTCTGGCTCGAAGACTCCACCGCGCTGGACTACGTCCGTCAGAACCTCGACCGGCTGCCGACCCGCAAGGGCAAGCCGGCCTACCACCGCGACGGCCGCATGGTCGGGTACGCGGTGCTCGGCCCCGGCGCCAAGGCGTCCCGCTCGTCGGGTACTTTCCGCCGCCGGGTCTTCTGGCTCCTTCCGCACGACCGTGACACCGATCCGAGCGGTCTGTACGCGACCGGGGCCCCTGCCGAGGCCGTCGACCCCCGCACCCTCGCCCCCGGCACCAAGGGGTACAAGACGGAGCGGTCGGAGGGCGGGCCGCCGTCCTCGGCGATGCGGGAGCTCGGGATCACGCTGCCGCTGTAGGACGTGGGGCCGGCGACGCCACGCCACAGGGGGCCGGTGAACTCGGTTGCGGGACAGCCGAGAAGTCGCGGGGCAGCCGAGAAGGAGACTCCGCCGCCGCTCGACCGGGGTGCGATGCACTGCGTCCACCGCCCCCGACCGAAGGCCCAGAGCCGCGATGACCTCCGCCCCCGGGGCCAGCCCCCGCGCCAAGCACACGCCGCCCGCTCGCCGGACGTTCGCCGCGCTGTCCGTGCGCAACTTCCGCCTCTTCGCCGGTGGTCAGCTGGTGTCCGTCGCCGGCACGTGGATGATGGTCGTCGCCCAGGACTGGCTGGTGCTCTCCCTGACCGGCGACTCCGGCACCGCCCTCGGTATCGTCACCGCCCTCCAGTTCGCCCCGATGCTGCTGCTCACTCTGCACGCCGGCGGGCTCGCGGACCGGTACGACAAGCGACGCCTGCTGATCGTCTGCAACCTCATCTCGGCTGCCCTGGCCCTCCTGCTTGCCCTGCTCGTGCTCACCGGGCAGGTGGGCCTGTGGCACGTGTTCCTGTTCGCTCTCGGTCTCGGCACCGTCAACGCCGTCGAGGTACCCACACGGATGTCCTTCGTCAGCGAACTCGTCGGCACCGATCTGCTGCCGAACGCGTCCGCCCTGAGCGCCGCCTACTTCAGCACCGCACGCGTCGTCGGCCCGGCGCTCGCCGGACTACTGATCGGCTGGTGGGGCACCGGGCCGGTGATGCTGCTCAACGTGGCGAGCTACCTGGGTACGGTCGTCGGTCTTCGGATGATGCGGCCACGCGAGCTGCACCGAGCGGCGAAGCGGCCCGAACGGGCGCCTGTCATGGACGGTCTGCGTCATCTCGCCTCCCGGCCCGACCTGGTGCTGCCGATGCTGCTCGTCGCTGTCACCGGCATGCTGGCGTTCAACTTCCAGCTCACGCTGCCGCTGCTCGCCAAGACCGTGTTCCATACGGACGCCGCATCGTTCGGGCTGCTGACGACGGCGCTCGCGGCGGGTTCCCTGGCCGCCGCGTTCCTCAACACGCGGCGGCGTGGGCGGCCCTCGTTCAGCCTGGTCGTCGTGGCGGCTGTGGGCTTCGGGCTTGTGGAGGCCCTGGCCGGGCTCGCCCCCAACTACCCTGCTGCCGCAGTCTTGTTGTTCCTCACCGGCTTCGGCTCCATCTCGTTCTCGCAGGCCGCCAACCACCGGATCCAGCTGGGCACCGAACCCGCCTACCGAGGCCGTGTCCTGGCCCTCTACACGCTGGCCTTCCAGGGCACCACGCCCCTGGGCGCCCTCCTCATCGGGTGGCTCAGCGAGCGCGCGGGCGCCCGCGCCGGGCTCCTGGTGGGCGGCGCGGGCACCGTCGCCTTCGCCCTCGCGGTGCTCGCCGCGGAGGCGGTGCGCCGCCGCCGGGCTTCGGACGCCGGGCTGCTCGACCCGCGCTCGACCGGCTGTCGGCGCTTGGGTGCCACACTCCGATCATGAACGAAGCAGCAGACAGGACCGGCGCCTGGCTCCGGCGCTGGATCACTGCACATGGCGGGGTGGCCGGCACCGTTCATGCGCGGCGGGGCGACGACATGGTTCTCGCCGCCGCGGTGAACATCCCCCCGCCCGTCGTCGCGGTGGTGGGCGTCGTACCGAAGGGCAAAGGCATGGCGGGCCTGGCCTTCGAACGCGACGCGGCGGTTTCCACCTGCAACCTGAAGACCGACACGACCGGTGATGTACGGCCGGGAGCCAGAGCCGTGGACGCGAGCGCCGCGGTGGCGATTCCCGTCCACGACGAGGCCGGTGAGATCCGAGGCGTCGTCGGGATCGCCTACCAGGGGGAGCGTGCCATGGACGACAGCGAGCTCGCCCTGCTGACGCGTGAAGCCGAAGCGCTGCCGTCGGCATAGCGGACCGGGCACGCGAAAGCCTCCCCCGAGCGGCACTCGGGGGAGGCTGTGGCCGGCGTGCGCCCGCGCGCCGGGTCATCCGTTCAACTGCTGGGGCTATACGGCTACTTGGTGCTGTACGAAGCCGGAGAGCTCGGTGCTGAAGGCCTGGTGGCCGTCTTGGTGGCCCGTCACCACGACGCTGAACATGCCCGGTTGCTGTACGGGCAGGGGGACGGCCTCGATCCAGCAAGGGGTGCCGAACTCGACGTACCGCTGGAAGCGGTTGACCGTCTGAGTGGGGACCATCGTGGTACCCGGTCCCAGCAGGGCGCACGCGCCCTGACGTGCGGCCTCGAGCAGGACCATGCCGGGGATGTGATCGCCGCCGTGGTCGAACATCACGGGGTGGGTGGGGTCGGGGTTCAGCCGCCAGATGGTGGGCTGGTCGGTCGGGGCGAGGACCAGGTCGTTGGGGAGCGTCCGGCCGAAGTCGGCCGGCACCTGGCCGGTGGGGCGGTAGTCGATCGCCGCTTCGGCGGCGGTGCCGCGCAGACGGCGGTAGGCGGCGGGGGAGACGCAGGTGAAATGCCCTTCGCCCACCGCCACTACGTGGTCGCCGCGGCGGATGGTGACGTTCACGCCGGACAGCAGGTCGCGCCGCTCCGAGGTCCAGATCGTCTCGATCTTGAGGTCACTGGGTGTGTGCCCTATCCCCATGTGCTCGGGGTAGGTGGTGGCGGATATGTCCCGCATCACGAAGTGATTTCCGAGGGGGACACCGAACTCGGTGTGGGCGAGATACAGGCCGATCTGACGGACCGTCTCGACGGCTTGCAGGTGGTCGTGGCTCCGACCGTCAGGGCTGTTGAAGAAGGTATGGGCGCGCGGCCACTGTCCGGTGAGCGAGAAGATGTGTCCGCCCGAATTCTCACAGCTGGTGAGGAATACCTCTGCTAGCGAAGCGCGGTGCACGTATTCCTTGGGCACGGTGGTGGTGAGCCTGGGAAGTTCACTCGGTTCGTTCCGGTTGGATCTACGACGGGTTCCACTGAGGCCCCGGTGATCTTTCGTCTGAGGCGCTACCGCACTGCTCATGAACCTTTTCCCCCCGGGAAGCGATTAGAAGCGTTGCAAAGATACATACTCACCGGTTTCATTTTCAAGAGGTTCTGTCGCCGCCTTAGTTCAGGCACGAATTCCGTGACACCGGGTAGCCAGATTCGCTGTGCGACTTCATTGAGTGACGCCAGGGCACCCTGATGTGGTTTTCTTCCGAACGGAAGTTGGCTGTTGCGAGACCGGGCGTGCGGTTATTGGGCGCTCGGAGTCGATGTTGTGCCCGCGCGGCCACGGGGGCTGTCCCGGTCTGTCGGACGACCCTCCTCAGGTGCCTGCGCGGGGACGTCAGATCGGGCCGACCTCACACTTTGGGGGGCTGTGTCGTCGGAAGGGTGTAGCGGTATCCACCACGCATTAGGGAGTTCGTTATGAGTGTTCGTCTGAATCTTTTCGGCAGTGAGATCGCCGGCAAGGCCATGAAGGGGATCAACACGGCGAGCATGGCCGTCATCAACAGTGGGCTGCTGCCGAAGGCGACGATCGACCTGGTGCTGCTGCGGGCGAGTCAGATCAATGGCTGTGGCTTTTGCACGGACATCCACAGCAAGGACCTGGCGCACGCCGGTGAGGATGCCGCACGGGTCAACCTGGTCGCGGTGTGGCGTGAGGCAACGGTGTTCACCGAGGCCGAGCGGGCCGCGCTGGAGGTGGCCGAGCAGGGCACCCGGATCGCCGATGCTGCCGGTGGTGTCCCCGACGATGTGTGGACCAATGCCGCCAAGCACTACGACGAGGAGCAGCTGGCCGCGCTGACCTGCCTCATCTCCCTGATCAACGCCAGCAACCGGCTCGGCGTCATCACCGGCCAGCCCGGCGGCAACTACCAGCCCGGCCAGTTCGGCTGACCCACACCGCACCCCACCCGCTGGTGACGTCGGCGGACACCAGCACCCCCGATGCCCTGGGCACCACACACCGGAGCCCAGGGCATCGCTCTGTCGCTCGTCAGCCTGTCCACGGCCGGAGCTTGTCGGGGTTGAGCACCGCCCAGATGTGCTTGATCCGATCTCCTGCCATGTCGAACGCCAACACGGACACGGTGACGCCCCCGCGTTGAAGCACCAACCCGGGCTGGCCGTTGACGTGGGACTCCACGATCGTCAGGTCGGGGGCGTTCTCGGCGGCGTTGACGAAGAAGCGGGCGACCTGCTCGCCGCCCTCGATGGGCTGGAGATGGGCGCCGACGACGCCGCCGCCGTCGGTGATCGTCGTGGCGTCGGGGTCGAGGAGGCCGATGAGGGCCTCGATGTCCTGGGCCTCCCACGCCTGCCTGAAGTCCCTGACCATGCCCGCGCGTTGAGGGGTCGCGGTCGCTGGGGCACGCTGCGCGTGCACGCGGTGGCGGGCTGAGGAGGCCAGCTTGCGGCACGCCGCCGGCGTACGGCCGACGATCTCCGCCACTTCCACGAACGAGTAGTGGAAGACGTCGTGAAGGACGAACACGACGCGCTCGGCAGGGGTCATCGAGTCGAGCACGACGAGGAAGGCCATGCTGACCGACTCGTCGAGGGTGACCCGGTCGGCCGGGTCGGCGGCGCTGCCCGACCGGCCGCTGATCCACTCCATGCGGTCGGGCAGGGGCTCCGGTACCCATTCGCCCACGTACCGTTCCCGCTTGGCTCGCGCGGAGCCGAGCAGGTCGAGGCAGATACGGCCGGCGACCTTGGTCAGCCAGGCGCCGGGGGACGCGATTTCCTCCTGCTGCTGTCGTGACATGGCGTACCAGCGCACGTACGTCTCCTGCACGACGTCCTCGGCATCGGCCACGGATCCGAGCAGTCGGTAGGCGAGGTTGATCAGTTGACGCCGTTCACTCAGGACCGCACTCAGCCCCGCGTCGATCTGATTCTCTTCCTGCTCTGACTGTGTGCTCACTGTCGCCCTTTCCCTTTCTTGCCATCACGCCCTGACCTGCGCAC containing:
- a CDS encoding DNRLRE domain-containing protein, whose protein sequence is MQWKAALPTPSLKGNVATYKNAVPGGDLIVEATRTGFEQFLRLSEAPKDGAPIVLPMTVPGGVTAKQNADGSVTFSDAEGEQQMLRPAPVMWDAAVDEKSLEHTNRKPVAMKVTQRGNTVELTLTPDAARLADPKTQYPVTIDPAAEALDVLFDTFVQGGDATDQSANTDLKLGWPGDSSGSVKRIARSFLTFRTSDFADSLVSKATLKMWNYHSWSCEKRDWEVWAADPADKSTRWTKQPAMKEKIATSSETKSATCSKAGWVNADITKLAQTWSSAKAETGSIALKAASESDTYAWKRFYSSEAANQDQIPTLEVTYNYRPYKGTNLQAGTPFLSQGGIFKVNSTTPTLRSSTVDANGEDQIVDTYEITDTSTNKVVATINAAAVPANSTSQVMVPAGKLVSGKTYSFRTTTYDGTHYANGWSDPVRFTVDTSWKPTAAENALGLANLYSDAADVTAATSSDSTYAAIAPTEENTVSIPWDGKNNGIAIKNGQMPNKLSVPQDSTKGTQVGGNVVYISTGAVDTVAQPTADGGSRTLNILKNSSAPKDYETGFTFPAGMKAVQHDDGSVSLCSEGDENAEQAPQKEPAGFFEAPWAKDANGKDLPTSYKVVGNKLVQHVEFDANTAFPIVIDPSWWSTTKKILKCAGAIATFIWQFTPQGSTKRVITAVKLVKKLGVKKTANLIMTYAKRRKLTSAHRKAVQALMGIPVLKAACKF
- a CDS encoding DNA primase family protein; protein product: MTPRPDRSNVLVDFDADVATALPESVATPDGLLPDSLTDRGNAKLFVKLYAADYRHVPGLGWYRWDSTRWQIDEDDTVIWAAGDLAEAIAVNDPRGTHTTTALQQHRRRALSTSGMNAMLSQAKSAPGMVLNAALLDADPYVLCTPTGIVDLRTGLARTPDSNKDFHSRSTAVGPRPMPTPRWNRFLADTFGDDDEGTEMIGFLQLLLGYSVTGDVGGQVMPFLFGVGKNGKSVLLDVLMKLLGDYADAAPPGFLMARPFEGHPTDLAELHGRRVIVCSEVKPGDKFDEARVKLLTGGDRIKARRMRQDFFSFAPTHKLWLLGNHRPEVGTGGFAFWRRMRLIPFERTVSDDRKIDNLADILVTEEGPGILNWLIEGARRYLAGDKDLTGPERVRIATSAYAETEDHIGRFLGESCVLHPDQRAEQAQLYAAYKAWCHHEGVPAMTSRSFAARVRETVGLASPKQMILSNQRKHYPGIGLLAEEEDA
- a CDS encoding DUF6009 family protein, translating into MSALIDQDEIREETDIVWLEDSTALDYVRQNLDRLPTRKGKPAYHRDGRMVGYAVLGPGAKASRSSGTFRRRVFWLLPHDRDTDPSGLYATGAPAEAVDPRTLAPGTKGYKTERSEGGPPSSAMRELGITLPL
- a CDS encoding MFS transporter → MTSAPGASPRAKHTPPARRTFAALSVRNFRLFAGGQLVSVAGTWMMVVAQDWLVLSLTGDSGTALGIVTALQFAPMLLLTLHAGGLADRYDKRRLLIVCNLISAALALLLALLVLTGQVGLWHVFLFALGLGTVNAVEVPTRMSFVSELVGTDLLPNASALSAAYFSTARVVGPALAGLLIGWWGTGPVMLLNVASYLGTVVGLRMMRPRELHRAAKRPERAPVMDGLRHLASRPDLVLPMLLVAVTGMLAFNFQLTLPLLAKTVFHTDAASFGLLTTALAAGSLAAAFLNTRRRGRPSFSLVVVAAVGFGLVEALAGLAPNYPAAAVLLFLTGFGSISFSQAANHRIQLGTEPAYRGRVLALYTLAFQGTTPLGALLIGWLSERAGARAGLLVGGAGTVAFALAVLAAEAVRRRRASDAGLLDPRSTGCRRLGATLRS
- a CDS encoding GAF domain-containing protein yields the protein MNEAADRTGAWLRRWITAHGGVAGTVHARRGDDMVLAAAVNIPPPVVAVVGVVPKGKGMAGLAFERDAAVSTCNLKTDTTGDVRPGARAVDASAAVAIPVHDEAGEIRGVVGIAYQGERAMDDSELALLTREAEALPSA
- a CDS encoding ScbA/BarX family gamma-butyrolactone biosynthesis protein, with the protein product MPKEYVHRASLAEVFLTSCENSGGHIFSLTGQWPRAHTFFNSPDGRSHDHLQAVETVRQIGLYLAHTEFGVPLGNHFVMRDISATTYPEHMGIGHTPSDLKIETIWTSERRDLLSGVNVTIRRGDHVVAVGEGHFTCVSPAAYRRLRGTAAEAAIDYRPTGQVPADFGRTLPNDLVLAPTDQPTIWRLNPDPTHPVMFDHGGDHIPGMVLLEAARQGACALLGPGTTMVPTQTVNRFQRYVEFGTPCWIEAVPLPVQQPGMFSVVVTGHQDGHQAFSTELSGFVQHQVAV
- a CDS encoding carboxymuconolactone decarboxylase family protein, translating into MSVRLNLFGSEIAGKAMKGINTASMAVINSGLLPKATIDLVLLRASQINGCGFCTDIHSKDLAHAGEDAARVNLVAVWREATVFTEAERAALEVAEQGTRIADAAGGVPDDVWTNAAKHYDEEQLAALTCLISLINASNRLGVITGQPGGNYQPGQFG
- the sigJ gene encoding RNA polymerase sigma factor SigJ, coding for MSTQSEQEENQIDAGLSAVLSERRQLINLAYRLLGSVADAEDVVQETYVRWYAMSRQQQEEIASPGAWLTKVAGRICLDLLGSARAKRERYVGEWVPEPLPDRMEWISGRSGSAADPADRVTLDESVSMAFLVVLDSMTPAERVVFVLHDVFHYSFVEVAEIVGRTPAACRKLASSARHRVHAQRAPATATPQRAGMVRDFRQAWEAQDIEALIGLLDPDATTITDGGGVVGAHLQPIEGGEQVARFFVNAAENAPDLTIVESHVNGQPGLVLQRGGVTVSVLAFDMAGDRIKHIWAVLNPDKLRPWTG